From a region of the Basfia succiniciproducens genome:
- the trkA gene encoding Trk system potassium transporter TrkA, with product MKIIILGAGQVGTTLAENLVSEDNDITLVDNELLRLEDLQDKHDLRVVAGSASSPRVLREAGAPDADLLVAVTSSDEVNMVACQMAYTLFHTPTKISRIRNSEYLREKDKLFHNDMIPIDHIISPENLVTEEIIRLIDYPGALQVAHFADRRISLVVLKAYYGGPLVGYAISMLKEHLPYIDYRIVSILRHDKLIRPQGSTIIEAGDEITFISATVHIKAIMAEIQRLDKPYKRIMIVGGGNIGAGVAKQLEAGCSVKLIERNAEKAKSLAEKLSNTLVFHGDASDQSLLFEEHIENIDVFISLTSDDEANIMSALLAKRLGAKKAMVLIQRMAYINLIQGGTIDIAVSPQQATISALLTHVRKGDVKNVVSLRHGLAEALEVVVHGDAATSNVVGRKVSELKLPQGVILGAVLRNEEVIIAKKQVVIEENDHVVIYLSDKKNISEIEKLFQPSAFFI from the coding sequence GTGAAAATTATTATTCTTGGCGCGGGTCAAGTGGGTACGACGCTGGCAGAAAATCTGGTAAGCGAAGATAACGACATTACCTTAGTAGATAATGAATTGCTCCGTTTAGAAGACTTGCAGGATAAACACGATTTGCGGGTGGTTGCCGGTTCCGCGTCATCGCCGCGCGTACTTCGCGAGGCGGGCGCTCCCGATGCCGATTTATTAGTGGCCGTTACCAGTTCCGATGAGGTGAATATGGTCGCCTGTCAAATGGCGTACACCCTATTCCATACCCCCACTAAAATTTCACGTATTCGGAATTCCGAATATTTACGGGAAAAAGATAAATTATTTCATAACGATATGATCCCGATTGATCATATTATTTCCCCTGAAAATCTGGTAACGGAAGAAATTATCCGGTTAATCGACTACCCCGGCGCATTACAGGTCGCCCATTTCGCCGACAGACGCATTAGCCTGGTAGTATTAAAAGCCTATTACGGCGGCCCTTTGGTGGGTTATGCCATTTCTATGCTGAAAGAACATTTGCCTTATATCGATTACCGTATCGTGTCTATTTTGCGCCACGATAAATTAATTCGTCCGCAAGGTTCAACTATCATTGAAGCGGGTGACGAAATCACCTTTATCAGCGCAACCGTACACATTAAAGCCATTATGGCTGAAATTCAGCGTTTGGATAAACCTTATAAGCGCATTATGATTGTAGGCGGCGGCAACATCGGCGCCGGCGTGGCAAAACAATTGGAAGCCGGCTGTAGCGTAAAATTGATTGAACGTAATGCTGAAAAAGCAAAGTCTCTGGCGGAAAAACTCTCTAACACATTAGTTTTTCACGGCGATGCCTCTGACCAATCTTTATTATTCGAAGAACATATTGAAAACATCGACGTATTTATCTCGCTCACCAGCGATGATGAGGCCAATATTATGTCGGCATTACTGGCAAAACGGTTAGGTGCCAAAAAAGCCATGGTGTTAATCCAACGTATGGCGTACATTAATCTCATTCAGGGCGGTACCATTGATATTGCCGTTTCACCGCAACAAGCCACCATTTCCGCCTTATTGACGCATGTACGAAAAGGCGATGTGAAAAATGTGGTTTCATTACGCCATGGTCTGGCGGAAGCTCTGGAAGTTGTGGTACATGGAGACGCAGCCACCTCCAACGTGGTCGGGCGAAAAGTAAGCGAACTGAAACTGCCTCAAGGGGTGATTTTAGGTGCCGTTTTGCGAAATGAAGAAGTGATTATTGCCAAAAAACAGGTGGTGATTGAAGAAAACGATCATGTAGTTATCTATTTGAGTGATAAGAAAAATATCAGTGAAATTGAAAAATTGTTCCAACCAAGCGCATTTTTCATTTAA
- the mscL gene encoding large-conductance mechanosensitive channel protein MscL, whose translation MSFMKEFREFAMRGNVVDMAVGVIIGGAFGKIVSSLVGDVVMPVLGILTGGVDFKDLKFVLAEAVGETPAVTLNYGLFIQNVFDFIIIAFAIFMMVKGINKLKKPVEEAPKGPTSEELLSEIRDLLKK comes from the coding sequence ATGAGCTTTATGAAAGAATTCCGCGAATTTGCCATGCGCGGCAACGTTGTTGATATGGCAGTCGGTGTGATCATAGGCGGCGCGTTCGGTAAAATCGTTAGTTCGTTAGTAGGCGATGTGGTTATGCCTGTGCTGGGTATTTTAACCGGCGGCGTCGATTTCAAGGATTTAAAATTTGTATTAGCGGAAGCCGTAGGCGAAACGCCGGCAGTTACTTTAAACTACGGTTTATTCATTCAAAACGTATTTGATTTTATCATTATCGCATTTGCCATTTTCATGATGGTGAAAGGCATCAACAAACTGAAAAAACCGGTTGAAGAAGCGCCTAAAGGCCCTACTTCAGAAGAATTGTTATCAGAAATTCGCGATTTACTGAAAAAATAG
- the rraB gene encoding ribonuclease E inhibitor RraB has product MTDLQELRAETREIITDLLNDGSDPDALYIIEHHIAHYDFDKLEKIAVDAFKAGYEVSEAEEFEDENGKVIYCFDIISEVELKPEIIDLQQKEILPILQKHNGIYDGWGTYFEDPNASDDEYGDDGEFFDDEDDFDDEDERPVH; this is encoded by the coding sequence ATGACAGATTTACAAGAACTCCGGGCGGAAACCAGAGAAATCATTACCGACTTACTGAACGACGGTAGTGATCCTGATGCGCTTTATATTATCGAACACCATATTGCTCATTATGACTTCGATAAACTAGAAAAAATTGCCGTTGATGCCTTCAAAGCGGGCTATGAAGTTTCGGAAGCGGAAGAATTTGAAGACGAAAACGGTAAAGTCATTTACTGTTTTGATATTATCAGCGAAGTGGAATTAAAACCTGAAATCATTGATTTACAACAGAAAGAAATTCTGCCGATTCTGCAAAAACACAACGGTATTTATGACGGCTGGGGAACTTATTTTGAAGACCCTAACGCCTCCGACGACGAATACGGCGATGACGGTGAATTCTTTGATGATGAAGACGACTTCGACGACGAAGACGAAAGACCGGTTCATTAA
- a CDS encoding SIMPL domain-containing protein (The SIMPL domain is named for its presence in mouse protein SIMPL (signalling molecule that associates with mouse pelle-like kinase). Bacterial member BP26, from Brucella, was shown to assemble into a channel-like structure, while YggE from E. coli has been associated with resistance to oxidative stress.), whose amino-acid sequence MKLKSLFCLCLALPLMAAANNEAPQNPQNIVSFSAETEKEVPRDLMQVSLYLHEEGNNLKNLNKVIAEKLNKGLTLIKQQPAIEIQSNNRQTQVRYNNKNQKDGWIATAELVLQSKDFSQLSQLIEDLSPLFAIGNIEAALTKEAVAAMEDEMTDSVLAKFQAKATLIQHSLQAKGYRLLDINIDSLSEHYASPMVNHVTMKMAVAEQAAPVQLESGKTRLKAIARGRIELIKE is encoded by the coding sequence ATGAAACTCAAATCGTTATTTTGCTTATGTTTGGCGCTCCCGCTGATGGCGGCGGCGAATAACGAAGCGCCGCAAAACCCTCAAAATATAGTCAGTTTCTCCGCGGAAACGGAAAAAGAAGTACCGCGCGACTTAATGCAGGTTTCCCTGTATTTACATGAAGAAGGAAACAATTTAAAGAATTTAAACAAAGTTATCGCAGAAAAACTGAACAAAGGTCTAACGCTGATAAAACAGCAGCCTGCAATAGAAATTCAAAGCAATAACCGCCAAACTCAGGTGCGTTACAACAATAAAAATCAAAAAGACGGTTGGATTGCGACTGCGGAATTAGTACTGCAAAGTAAAGATTTCAGCCAATTGTCTCAATTGATTGAAGACTTATCGCCACTATTTGCCATCGGCAATATCGAAGCGGCACTTACCAAAGAGGCCGTCGCCGCAATGGAAGATGAAATGACCGACAGCGTATTGGCGAAGTTTCAGGCAAAAGCGACATTAATCCAACACAGTTTACAGGCAAAAGGTTACCGTTTGCTGGATATCAATATAGATTCCCTCAGTGAACATTACGCCTCACCGATGGTCAATCACGTCACCATGAAAATGGCGGTAGCGGAACAAGCGGCGCCGGTACAACTGGAAAGCGGGAAAACCCGTTTAAAAGCCATTGCCCGCGGGCGCATTGAATTGATTAAAGAATAA
- the slyD gene encoding peptidylprolyl isomerase translates to MKVAKNIVVGIAYQVRTEDGVLVDEAPTNQPLEYLQGHNNLVIGLENALEGKAVGDKFEVRVKPEEGYGEYNENMVQRVPKDVFVGVDELAVGMRFIADTDMGPLPVVITEVSENDVVVDGNHMLAGQELLFTVEVVSAREATPEEIAHGHIHSGDHDHGHGGCGCGGHGHEHDHDHSHGGCGCGGHGHHHDHGHDHHHGEGCCGGHGKKEGHGHGNCGCGGHGH, encoded by the coding sequence ATGAAAGTTGCTAAGAATATTGTTGTAGGCATTGCTTACCAGGTTCGCACGGAAGACGGCGTATTAGTAGATGAAGCGCCAACCAACCAACCTTTAGAATATTTACAAGGTCACAACAATTTAGTTATCGGCTTAGAAAACGCATTGGAAGGCAAAGCGGTCGGCGATAAATTTGAAGTACGCGTAAAACCGGAAGAAGGTTATGGCGAATACAATGAAAATATGGTACAACGCGTCCCGAAAGACGTATTTGTAGGGGTTGACGAATTAGCGGTAGGCATGCGTTTTATCGCCGATACGGACATGGGCCCGTTGCCTGTGGTTATCACCGAAGTCAGTGAAAATGATGTGGTTGTTGACGGCAACCATATGTTAGCCGGTCAGGAATTATTATTCACCGTAGAAGTTGTTTCCGCCCGTGAAGCGACACCGGAAGAAATCGCTCACGGTCATATCCATTCTGGCGATCATGATCACGGTCATGGCGGCTGCGGTTGCGGTGGTCACGGTCATGAGCACGATCACGACCATAGTCACGGTGGTTGCGGCTGCGGCGGTCACGGTCATCATCATGATCACGGCCATGATCACCATCACGGCGAAGGCTGTTGCGGCGGACATGGCAAAAAAGAAGGTCATGGTCACGGCAACTGCGGTTGTGGCGGACACGGTCACTAA
- the def gene encoding peptide deformylase — MSVLNVLIYPDERLKTIAEPVTEFNDELQTFIDDMFETMYQEEGIGLAATQVDVHKRVITIDVTGEKTEQLVLINPELLDGEGETGIEEGCLSLPGLRGFVPRKEKVTVKALNRQGEEFTLHADGLLAICIQHEIDHLNGIVFADYLSPLKRNRMKEKLVKLQKQISRHQA, encoded by the coding sequence ATGAGCGTATTAAACGTACTTATTTATCCGGATGAGCGCTTAAAAACCATCGCCGAACCCGTTACCGAATTCAATGACGAATTACAGACTTTCATTGACGATATGTTTGAAACCATGTATCAGGAAGAAGGAATCGGTCTGGCGGCTACGCAGGTTGACGTACATAAACGGGTTATCACCATTGATGTCACCGGAGAAAAAACCGAACAATTGGTGTTAATCAATCCCGAATTACTTGACGGAGAAGGGGAAACAGGTATCGAAGAAGGTTGTTTATCCCTGCCCGGCTTGCGCGGTTTCGTACCCCGCAAAGAAAAAGTAACGGTGAAAGCGCTAAACCGCCAAGGTGAAGAATTTACCCTTCATGCGGACGGCTTGTTGGCAATTTGCATTCAGCACGAAATAGATCACTTAAACGGTATTGTCTTCGCCGATTATTTATCGCCGCTGAAACGCAACCGTATGAAAGAAAAATTAGTGAAACTGCAAAAACAGATTTCACGCCATCAAGCTTAA
- the fmt gene encoding methionyl-tRNA formyltransferase, giving the protein MKPLKIIFAGTPDFAAQHLQALLNSHHQVIAVYTRPDKPAGRGKKLQASPVKQLAEQYNIPVYQPKSLRKEEAQAQLAQLQADVMVVVAYGLILPKAVLEMPRLGCLNVHGSILPRWRGAAPIQRAIWAGDKQTGVTIMQMDEGLDTGDMLHKVYCDITAEETSASLYHKLATLAPPALIDVLDELESGKFIAEKQEDSKSNYAEKLSKEEAKLDWSLSAAQLERNIRAFNPAPVAFLTVPVNEAEERIKVYRAEVLPHQNSAAGTVLAFDKKGLQIATAEGVLNIQQLQPSGKKPMSVQDFLNGRADWFVLGQVLN; this is encoded by the coding sequence ATGAAACCGCTAAAAATTATATTCGCCGGCACACCGGATTTCGCCGCCCAACATTTACAGGCTTTACTTAATTCACATCATCAGGTGATTGCGGTTTATACGCGGCCGGACAAACCCGCCGGACGCGGTAAAAAACTGCAGGCAAGTCCGGTAAAACAACTTGCCGAGCAATATAACATTCCCGTTTATCAGCCGAAATCACTGCGCAAAGAAGAGGCGCAAGCTCAGTTGGCGCAACTGCAGGCGGATGTGATGGTAGTGGTTGCTTACGGCTTGATTCTGCCGAAAGCGGTGTTGGAAATGCCGCGTTTAGGCTGCCTGAACGTACATGGTTCCATTCTTCCCCGCTGGCGCGGAGCCGCGCCTATTCAGCGGGCTATTTGGGCGGGCGACAAACAAACCGGCGTGACCATTATGCAAATGGACGAAGGTTTGGATACCGGCGATATGTTACACAAAGTTTATTGCGATATCACGGCGGAGGAAACGTCCGCGAGCCTTTACCATAAACTTGCAACCCTCGCGCCGCCGGCTTTAATCGACGTATTGGACGAGTTGGAAAGCGGAAAGTTTATCGCCGAAAAACAAGAAGATTCAAAATCCAATTACGCGGAAAAACTGTCTAAGGAAGAGGCAAAACTGGATTGGTCGCTTTCCGCCGCACAACTTGAACGTAATATCCGCGCATTTAATCCCGCACCGGTGGCATTTCTTACCGTGCCGGTAAATGAAGCGGAAGAACGGATTAAGGTTTACCGGGCGGAAGTTCTCCCTCATCAAAACAGTGCTGCCGGCACGGTGCTGGCTTTCGATAAAAAAGGCTTACAGATCGCCACGGCGGAAGGCGTACTGAACATTCAGCAACTTCAACCTTCCGGTAAAAAACCCATGTCCGTGCAAGACTTTTTAAACGGTCGTGCCGATTGGTTCGTCTTAGGTCAGGTGCTTAACTAA
- the rsmB gene encoding 16S rRNA (cytosine(967)-C(5))-methyltransferase RsmB, translating into MKNSAKTTALLSPKKAFKRPQTPAHKKIQSVRALSARIILQVLDQGKSLSALIPELQSQVKAQDLPLLQEICFGVCRVLPRLEQIIKKLVDKPLKGKTRIVHCLLLVGLYQILYTRIPAHAAVDEVVNATSALKSENFRGLVNGVLRRFLREQQEILAVVDKNWQTLHPEWFVNKLKKAYPNWREIIEANNQKPPMWIRVNQQLCTTENYRTLLLTEQELDSFKDENPNALRLAQPTAVQNLPHFTEGWVTVQDVHAQWSALLLEAKNGDLILDACAAPGGKTTHILELAPQAKVIALDVEQSRLNRVAENLARLNQQAVLICGDATKPDDWLPNAAERLIGKKTDLQFDRILLDAPCSATGVIRRHPDIKWLRQEQDIGQLAALQQQILTALWKKLKPNGILLYATCSLLPQENSEQIRTFLANMPDAKLEPLPFATQENEIGKQFIPSEFSGDGFYYAKLRKTDNKGG; encoded by the coding sequence ATGAAAAATTCAGCAAAAACGACCGCACTTTTAAGCCCGAAAAAAGCATTCAAACGCCCTCAAACTCCGGCACATAAAAAAATACAATCCGTACGCGCTTTAAGCGCGCGGATTATTTTGCAGGTATTGGATCAGGGCAAATCGCTCTCGGCATTAATTCCCGAATTGCAATCACAGGTAAAAGCACAGGATTTACCGCTTTTGCAGGAAATCTGTTTCGGTGTTTGTCGGGTACTGCCCCGCTTGGAACAAATTATTAAAAAGCTGGTCGATAAACCTTTGAAAGGTAAAACCCGTATTGTGCATTGTCTGCTGTTGGTCGGGTTATATCAAATTCTTTATACCAGAATCCCTGCTCACGCCGCAGTTGATGAAGTGGTTAATGCGACCTCGGCGTTAAAGTCGGAGAATTTCCGCGGTTTAGTTAACGGAGTATTGCGCCGTTTTCTGCGCGAACAACAGGAAATTCTGGCGGTTGTCGATAAAAACTGGCAAACCCTTCACCCGGAATGGTTTGTCAACAAATTGAAAAAAGCTTATCCGAACTGGCGTGAAATTATAGAAGCGAATAATCAAAAACCGCCGATGTGGATTCGGGTCAATCAACAACTTTGTACGACGGAAAACTACCGCACTTTATTATTAACCGAGCAAGAGCTGGATTCCTTTAAGGACGAAAACCCTAATGCATTACGCCTGGCACAACCTACGGCAGTACAAAACCTGCCTCATTTTACCGAAGGCTGGGTAACGGTTCAGGACGTACACGCGCAATGGTCTGCCCTTTTGCTGGAAGCTAAAAACGGCGATCTCATTCTTGACGCCTGCGCGGCGCCCGGCGGAAAAACCACCCATATATTGGAACTGGCGCCGCAGGCAAAAGTAATTGCGCTGGATGTGGAACAAAGCCGTTTGAACCGCGTAGCGGAAAATCTTGCCCGCTTAAATCAACAAGCGGTACTGATTTGCGGCGACGCCACCAAACCGGATGATTGGCTCCCGAATGCTGCCGAACGGCTTATAGGCAAAAAAACCGATCTGCAATTCGACCGTATTTTACTTGATGCGCCATGTTCGGCTACGGGAGTGATTCGTCGCCATCCGGATATAAAATGGTTGCGTCAGGAGCAAGATATTGGTCAGTTAGCGGCATTACAGCAACAAATTCTGACCGCACTTTGGAAAAAATTGAAACCAAACGGCATATTGTTATATGCGACCTGTTCATTGCTGCCGCAGGAAAACAGCGAACAAATCCGAACTTTCTTAGCTAACATGCCAGATGCGAAATTAGAACCGCTGCCCTTTGCTACACAGGAAAATGAAATCGGTAAACAGTTTATTCCGAGCGAATTTTCAGGTGACGGCTTCTACTACGCAAAACTAAGAAAAACCGATAACAAGGGCGGTTGA
- the nagA gene encoding N-acetylglucosamine-6-phosphate deacetylase has product MKYALTNCVIYTAKNVLYEHAVIVEKDKIQAVLPERELIPEIQRIDLKGSNLTAGFIDLQLNGCGGVMFNEDISVKTLEIMQETNLKSGTTSYLPTFITSPDEDMKSAVKIMRDYLAKHKNQALGLHLEGPYLSVEKKGVHREEYIREISPEMKAFLLDNADVISKITIAAENPAMQYAGEFVEKGIIVSVGHSNGTYEQAKRAFAQGASFATHLHNAMSPVSSGRAMGVVGAVLDSDEVYSGIIADGLHVAFGNILIAKRAKGDKLCLVTDATAAAGADIEQFTFVGKTVYVRNGKCYEANGTLGGSAVTMIESIRNAVEQVGIPLEETLRMCNYYPAKAIKVDDRLGSIEAGKIANLTAFTHNFDIVGTSVNGEWKFA; this is encoded by the coding sequence ATGAAATATGCGTTAACAAATTGTGTGATTTATACGGCAAAAAACGTGCTTTACGAGCATGCCGTGATTGTTGAGAAAGATAAAATTCAAGCCGTATTACCTGAAAGAGAATTGATACCGGAAATCCAACGGATCGATTTAAAAGGCAGTAATTTAACCGCCGGTTTTATTGATTTGCAACTTAACGGCTGCGGCGGTGTGATGTTTAACGAAGACATCAGTGTCAAAACCCTGGAAATTATGCAGGAGACCAATTTAAAATCAGGCACGACCAGCTATTTGCCGACCTTTATTACATCCCCGGATGAAGATATGAAAAGTGCGGTCAAAATTATGCGAGATTATTTAGCGAAACATAAAAACCAGGCGCTCGGATTGCATTTGGAAGGCCCTTATTTAAGCGTGGAGAAAAAAGGGGTACACCGCGAGGAATATATCCGTGAAATCAGCCCTGAAATGAAGGCATTTTTGCTGGATAACGCCGATGTTATCAGTAAAATCACTATTGCGGCGGAAAACCCGGCCATGCAATATGCCGGCGAATTTGTAGAAAAAGGCATTATTGTTTCCGTAGGGCATTCCAACGGCACTTATGAACAGGCGAAACGGGCGTTTGCTCAAGGCGCAAGTTTTGCCACTCATTTACATAACGCCATGTCACCGGTAAGCTCCGGGCGTGCTATGGGCGTAGTCGGCGCGGTGTTGGATTCCGACGAAGTTTACAGCGGCATTATTGCCGACGGTTTGCACGTAGCGTTCGGCAATATTTTGATTGCTAAACGGGCAAAAGGCGACAAACTTTGTTTGGTAACCGATGCTACCGCAGCGGCAGGCGCCGATATCGAGCAATTTACGTTTGTGGGGAAAACCGTTTATGTGCGCAATGGTAAATGCTATGAGGCAAACGGTACGCTTGGCGGTTCGGCGGTTACTATGATTGAATCAATCAGAAATGCGGTGGAACAAGTGGGTATCCCGTTAGAAGAAACCTTACGCATGTGTAATTATTACCCGGCAAAAGCCATAAAGGTAGACGACCGTTTAGGCTCTATTGAAGCGGGGAAAATCGCTAATTTAACCGCATTTACTCACAATTTTGATATTGTGGGTACGTCGGTAAACGGTGAGTGGAAATTTGCTTAA
- the nagB gene encoding glucosamine-6-phosphate deaminase — protein sequence MRLIPLKNDEQVAKWSAQHIVDRINAFNPTEDRPFVLGLPTGGTPLKTYRELIKLYQAGKVSFKHVVTFNMDEYVGLPKEHPQSYHSFMYNNFFNHVDIPEKNINILDGNTPDHDAECRRYEEKIKSYGKINLFMGGVGVDGHIAFNEPASSLSSRTRIKTLTPDTLIANSRFFNNDVSQVPKYALTIGVATLLDAEEVMLLITGHQKALALQACVEGAVNHLWTVSTLQLHRHSIVVCDEPATQELKVKTVKYFTELEAYAIHSVI from the coding sequence ATGCGTTTAATTCCTTTAAAAAACGATGAACAGGTGGCAAAATGGTCGGCTCAACATATTGTTGATCGGATTAATGCTTTTAATCCCACTGAGGATCGCCCCTTTGTGCTGGGCTTGCCCACAGGCGGTACGCCGTTAAAAACTTATCGGGAATTAATTAAATTATATCAGGCAGGTAAAGTCAGTTTTAAACATGTGGTTACCTTTAATATGGATGAATATGTGGGTTTGCCGAAAGAGCACCCGCAAAGCTATCATTCGTTTATGTATAATAATTTTTTTAATCATGTGGATATTCCGGAAAAGAATATTAATATTTTAGACGGCAATACGCCGGATCATGATGCGGAATGCCGTCGTTATGAAGAAAAAATCAAATCTTACGGTAAAATTAATCTGTTTATGGGCGGTGTCGGTGTGGACGGGCATATTGCCTTTAATGAACCCGCTTCTTCTTTAAGTTCCCGCACCAGAATTAAAACCTTAACGCCGGATACTTTAATAGCCAATTCGCGTTTCTTTAATAATGATGTGAGTCAAGTGCCGAAATATGCCTTAACTATTGGTGTCGCCACCTTGCTTGATGCGGAAGAAGTCATGTTGCTGATTACGGGACATCAAAAAGCGCTGGCATTACAGGCCTGCGTAGAAGGAGCTGTGAATCACTTATGGACGGTAAGCACTTTACAATTACATCGTCATAGTATTGTAGTTTGTGATGAGCCCGCTACCCAAGAGCTGAAAGTGAAAACGGTGAAATATTTTACAGAGCTGGAAGCTTATGCCATCCATTCGGTGATTTAA
- the nanQ gene encoding N-acetylneuraminate anomerase produces MYIGDLNRNDYQRDLPKVLADVCDYLKTLDLSALENGRHEINENIFMNVMTPTSDAAENKKSELHHRYIDIQLVISGLDGMEYSVTEPALEKYEEYHQEEDYQLTAAEIADKNWIVVRPNQFVVFYPYEQHKPCCNVNGQAELKKLVVKVPVALL; encoded by the coding sequence ATGTATATTGGTGATCTTAACCGAAATGACTATCAACGGGATTTACCTAAAGTGTTAGCGGATGTTTGCGATTATTTAAAAACGCTGGATTTATCCGCATTGGAAAATGGTCGTCATGAAATTAATGAAAATATTTTTATGAATGTGATGACACCAACCAGTGATGCGGCGGAAAATAAAAAATCCGAACTACACCACAGATATATTGATATCCAGCTGGTTATTTCCGGTTTGGACGGCATGGAATACAGTGTGACAGAGCCTGCTCTGGAGAAATACGAGGAATATCATCAAGAAGAGGATTATCAACTAACCGCAGCTGAAATTGCAGATAAAAACTGGATTGTTGTGCGCCCGAATCAATTTGTAGTGTTCTATCCGTACGAACAGCACAAACCGTGTTGCAATGTGAACGGTCAGGCTGAACTTAAAAAATTAGTGGTTAAAGTACCCGTGGCGTTACTGTAA